In a single window of the Rhodamnia argentea isolate NSW1041297 chromosome 2, ASM2092103v1, whole genome shotgun sequence genome:
- the LOC115754753 gene encoding RNA exonuclease 4: MKQHKNSQQLNPNWAQLQQKLKSHGSRPPKSSELSDSGLSKSILGKRKERSDADSDDCRPNPLIPASSDFGLTDVIAMDCEMVGVAQGNKSALGRVTLVNKWGNVVYDEFVRPIDRVVDYRTQVSGIRPSDMRKAKDFCTVQNKVAELIKGRVLVGHALHNDLKALLLTHPKGDIRDTSEYLPLQKEGRRKALRHLAAELLGASIQNGEHCPIEDARAAMLLYIRNKKKWEKSVKDQIRFKQKQKKRKPKRKPVDNGALKVD, encoded by the exons ATGAAGCAGCACAAGAACTCCCAGCAGCTCAATCCCAACTGGGCTCAGCTGCAacaa AAGCTCAAGTCCCATGGCTCCCGACCTCCAAAAAGTTCCGAGCTTTCCGATTCCGGACTCTCCAAATCCATATTGG GGAAACGCAAGGAAAGGTCCGATGCCGATTCTGATGATTGTCGCCCTAATCCGTTGATTCCTGCCAGTAGTGATTTCGG ACTGACAGATGTGATTGCCATGGATTGCGAAATGGTTGGTGTCGCTCAAGGAAATAAGAGTGCACTTGGGCGAGTTACACTG GTAAATAAATGGGGAAATGTTGTATATGATGAATTTGTTCGCCCAATTGATCGTGTTGTGGACTATCGTACACAAGTTAGTGGAATTCGACCCAGTGATATGCGAAAAG CCAAAGATTTCTGTACTGTTCAGAATAAAGTTGCTGAATTGATTAAAGGGAGGGTTCTTGTAGGCCATGCATTGCACAATGATCTTAAG GCATTACTTTTGACTCATCCTAAGGGAGACATAAGAGACACCTCAGAATATCTACCCCTTCAGAA GGAAGGGCGCCGAAAGGCGCTTCGTCATCTTGCAGCTGAGCTTCTTGGGGCCTCTATCCAAAATGGAGAACACTGCCCT ATAGAGGACGCCCGTGCTGCAATGTTGTTGTAtataagaaacaagaaaaaatgggAGAAGAGTGTTAAAGATCAAATCAGGTTCAAACAAAAGCAGAAGAAACGCAAGCCAAAAAGGAAGCCTGTTGACAATGGTGCTTTGAAGGTTGACTGA
- the LOC115754757 gene encoding ras-related protein RABA1f-like, producing the protein MAGGYRADDDYDYLFKVVLIGDSGVGKSNLLSRFTRNEFSLESKSTIGVEFATRSIRVDGKVVKAQIWDTAGQERYRAITSAYYRGAVGALLVYDVTRHVTFENVERWLKELRDHTDSNIVIMLVGNKADLRHLRAVSTEDATAFAEKENTFFMETSALESMNVENAFTEVLTQIYRVVSRKALEAGNDPAALPKGQTINVGTKDDVSAVKKVGCCSA; encoded by the exons ATGGCGGGTGGGTACAGAGCGGACGACGACTACGATTACTTGTTCAAAGTAGTGCTGATCGGGGACTCCGGCGTCGGCAAGTCCAATCTCCTGTCCAGATTCACTCGCAACGAGTTCAGCTTGGAGTCCAAGTCGACGATCGGCGTCGAATTCGCCACTCGTAGCATCCGCGTCGATGGCAAGGTCGTGAAGGCCCAGATTTGGGACACTGCCGGCCAAGAGAG GTACCGAGCAATCACTAGTGCTTATTACCGAGGAGCTGTTGGTGCATTGCTTGTCTATGATGTAACTCGTCATGTCACATTCGAGAACGTGGAGAGATGGTTGAAGGAGCTGCGGGATCACACAGACTCTAATATCGTTATAATGCTTGTGGGGAATAAGGCTGATTTGCGACATTTACGTGCTGTTTCTACTGAAGATGCTACGGCATTTGCGGAAAAGGAAAATACCTTCTTTATGGAGACCTCTGCACTCGAGTCTATGAACGTTGAGAATGCATTCACTGAAGTGCTCACCCAAATATATCGAGTAGTCAGTCGGAAAGCTCTTGAGGCTGGGAATGACCCCGCAGCTCTTCCTAAAGGACAAACTATTAATGTTGGAACAAAGGATGATGTCTCAGCAGTTAAAAAGGTTGGTTGCTGCTCTGCTTGA
- the LOC115754749 gene encoding uncharacterized protein LOC115754749, translating to MDGEASSPEGGCLVDGEAVDLLEEYWFFGNLLQRKNGNAIMSRCFSDPCPSVNDEARKALAGNRQSNGSSPPSPRKTDSEGIGHFRADAFRTPPVLHGEARDEAEQVQVDDGTPEEVPVSAELPTLSKEGVRERKCDSKEGSLVKHKHKQPPRPVLLRAPSLPPCIGRDQAFEGRENFPRMIKPSRQASLNLSEFLPPRHTPKGMTQSAQESAIAFNKEMRRRYLTKSNSRKSLTDLEDEEVQGFKELGFSFDRKHLNPNLVNLLPGLQVKTQENEDAERNEGPYLSEEWLVQSYAPTVPKWNAKGGSPEDVKAQIKSWARVVASNVRQEC from the exons ATGGACGGCGAGGCTTCTTCTCCAGAGGGAGGTTGCTTGGTTGACGGGGAAGCGGTGGATTTATTGGAGGAGTATTGGTTCTTCGGCAACCTGCTTCAGAGGAAGAACGGGAACGCCATCATGTCGAGATGCTTCTCTGATCCTTGCCCTTCGGTCAATGATGAAGCCCGAAAAGCATTAGCCGGGAACCGGCAGTCGAATGGCTCGAGTCCTCCTTCGCCGAGGAAGACGGATTCGGAAGGCATTGGTCATTTTCGAGCCGATGCCTTTCGGACTCCTCCGGTCCTGCACGGAGAAGCTAGAGACGAAGCAGAGCAAGTGCAGGTCGATGATGGGACGCCCGAAGAAGTGCCTGTCTCAGCTGAATTGCCAACTCTAAGCAAGGAAGGAGTTCGAGAGAGGAAATGCGATTCAAAGGAAGGCAGTTTGGTCAAGCACAAGCACAAGCAGCCGCCGCGCCCGGTTCTTCTTAGGGCGCCGTCTCTACCCCCTTGTATAGGGAGAGACCAGGCATTCGAAGGAAGAGAGAATTTTCCTAGGATGATCAAACCGAGTAGGCAAGCCTCCCTTAACTTGTCCGAGTTCCTGCCACCACGGCATACTCCGAAG GGAATGACACAGAG TGCTCAAGAAAGTGCTATAGCTTTTAACAAGGAGATGAGGCGAAGATACCTAACCAAGAGCAACTCGAGGAAGAGCCTGACCGATCTCGAAGACGAAGAGGTGCAAGGCTTCAAGGAATTGGGTTTTTCATTTGACAGGAAGCACTTAAACCCGAATCTCGTCAACTTACTTCCAGGTTTGCAAGTGAAGACCCAGGAGAATGAGGATGCCGAAAGGAACGAGGGTCCGTATCTTTCTGAAGAGTGGCTCGTGCAAAGCTACGCTCCTACAGTCCCAAAGTGGAACGCCAAGGGCGGTTCACCGGAAGATGTGAAAGCTCAGATCAAGTCTTGGGCCAGAGTTGTGGCATCGAATGTGCGTCAAGAATGCTGA
- the LOC115754786 gene encoding basic leucine zipper 6-like: protein MAQPPPHVSHLIPPNWPPFPHHPGAGGGGGGGGQPSWVDEFLEFSSTRRGAHRRSASDSVAFLEAGEYRNSAHHDGGYGFDRLDDEQLMSMFSEDGSMTVTVALPPPASSSGTSTPSDQNSNTGEIKPAPAYLDRAMQQQPPKTEPGTLEVESDSAKAAQASSNADATDPKRVKRILANRQSAQRSRVRKLQYISELERSVNALQSEVSALSPRVAFFDHQRLILTVDNSALKQRIAALAQDKIFKDAHQEALKKEIERLRRVYQQQNLKKMADATPTANPSPPPQDPPEGSDNDGSKG from the exons aTGGCGCAACCACCGCCCCATGTATCCCACCTCATCCCCCCAAACTGGCCTCCTTTCCCTCACCACCCCGGCgccggaggcggaggaggaggcggaggccAGCCCTCGTGGGTCGACGAGTTCCTCGAGTTCTCCTCCACGAGGCGCGGGGCCCACCGGAGGTCGGCAAGCGACTCGGTCGCCTTCCTCGAGGCGGGGGAATACCGGAATTCGGCCCACCATGATGGCGGCTACGGCTTCGACCGCTTGGACGACGAGCAGCTCATGTCCATGTTCTCGGAAGACGGGAGCATGACCGTCACCGTCGCACTGCCGCCCCCGGCCTCCTCCTCTGGTACGTCCACGCCGTCCGATCAGAACAGCAACACCGGAGAGATCAAGCCGGCCCCTGCATATCTGGATCGCGCGATGCAGCAGCAACCGCCCAAAACCGAACCCGGAACGTTGGAGGTCGAGTCGGATTCGGCCAAGGCAGCTCAAGCTTCCTCCAATGCCGATGCCACCGACCCGAAACGGGTCAAGAG GATTCTAGCAAATCGGCAATCTGCTCAGAGGTCGAGGGTGAGGAAATTGCAGTACATTTCGGAGCTGGAACGGAGTGTAAACGCATTGCAG AGCGAAGTATCGGCGTTGTCGCCCAGAGTTGCATTCTTTGATCATCAACGTCTGATTCTGACCGTGGACAATAGCGCTCTCAAGCAACGGATCGCCGCCTTGGCTCAAGACAAGATCTTCAAAGACG CTCATCAAGAAGCGCTGAAGAAGGAGATAGAGAGATTGAGGCGGGTGTATCAGCAACAAAATCTCAAGAAGATGGCCGACGCGACACCCACCGCCAATCCATCTCCGCCGCCCCAAGATCCACCGGAGGGATCCGACAACGACGGATCGAAAGGATAA
- the LOC115754716 gene encoding sodium/calcium exchanger NCL-like → MANRRLSSPFLLLVLFLISISAVRSRYVLPSDPVSDGLYPPLGHGSPLYFPLLASSDSCDETYGFMPCTSTWIGNLFLILVYGYLMYMAATFLSTGSEMLLEIMGPGLIGGLVLPMLGALPDAMLILVSGLSGSTETAQSQVSIGMGLLAGSTVMLLTVVWGSCVLVGKCDLDGSGAVDKVDTKGFSLTGSGVTTDSYTSYAARIMIISVIPFVVVQLLQLINSTSGRHVAVLIALILSLVLLISYCLYQVFQPWIQRRRLAYAKHRQVIFGFLIHVKKHALGRLMTDDGKVDTEIVDRLFKTIDENDDGYLTVSELKAFLVGMRFEEIDLDCGEAVDKIMADFDTTNDSLLSKEEFRKGIEKWVKHAVHSGEGSSLRNFGTMKFIVDARQQAKEEHEQLLGADPSDEVVEGVENAKMTSLKAVGFMVLGTVIAAAFADPLVDAVDNFSDATGIPTFFISFIALPLATNASEAVSAIIFASRKKQRTSSLTFSELYGAATMNNLLCLAVFLALVYIRGLTWDFTSEVLIIVIVCIVMGSFASFRTTFPLWTTSVAFILYPFSLALVYVLDYVVGWS, encoded by the exons ATGGCCAACCGCCGCCTTTCCTCCCCGtttctcctcctcgtcctcttccTCATCTCCATCTCCGCCGTCCGCTCCCGCTACGTCCTTCCCTCCGATCCTGTCTCCGACGGCCTCTATCCGCCGCTCGGCCACGGGTCCCCGCTCTATTTCCCGCTGTTGGCCTCGTCCGACTCCTGCGATGAGACCTACGGCTTCATGCCCTGCACGTCCACTTGGATCGGCAACTTGTTCCTGATACTGGTGTACGGTTACTTGATGTACATGGCCGCGACGTTTCTCTCGACCGGCAGCGAGATGCTGCTGGAGATTATGGGGCCTGGGCTCATCGGCGGGCTCGTGCTGCCGATGCTCGGGGCATTACCCGACGCCATGCTCATTCTCG TATCTGGACTGTCTGGAAGCACAGAAACTGCACAAAGTCAAGTCTCCATTGGAATGGGCTTGCTTGCAGGTTCAACTGTCATGCTTCTAACTGTCGTATGGGGTTCGTGTGTTCTTGTTGGCAAGTGTGACCTGGATGGTTCAGGTGCTGTTGATAAAGTGGATACGAAAGGGTTTAGTTTGACAG GTTCTGGTGTTACTACCGATAGCTATACAAGCTATGCCGCAAGGATCATGATTATCTCAGTTATTCCATTCGTTGTTGTTCAGCTTCTGCAACTTATCAATTCAACATCAGGAAGGCATGTGGCAGTCTTGATAGCACTGATTTTGTCTCTGGTTCTACTGATCTCGTACTGCCTATATCAG GTGTTTCAGCCTTGGATCCAAAGGAGAAGACTTGCTTATGCGAAGCACAGGCAGGTTATTTTTGGATTCTTAATACATGTAAAAAAGCATGCCCTAGGAAGGCTTATGACTGATGATGGTAAAGTCGACACAGAAATTGTGGATAG GCTATTCAAAACCATTGATGAGAATGACGATGGCTATCTCACTGTTAGTGAACTAAAAGCATTCTTAGTAGGAATGCGTTTTGAAGAGATAGATCTGGATTGTGGGGAGGCTGTAGATAAAATCATGGCAGATTTTGATACCACTAATGATAGTCTTCTTTCAAAGGAGGAGTTCAGGAAGGGTATTGAAAAATGGGTAAAGCACGCAGTGCATTCAGGAGAAGGTTCCAGTCTCAGAAATTTTGGCACAATGAAGTTTATTGTTGACGCTCGCCAA CAAGCAAAGGAAGAGCATGAGCAATTGTTAGGGGCGGATCCAAGCGATGAGGTGGTTGAGGGTgttgaaaatgcaaaaatgacctCCTTGAAAGCAGTGGGGTTTATGGTTCTTGGAACAGTCATAGCAGCAGCGTTTGCTGATCCCTTGGTAGATGCAGTTGACAACTTCTCAGACGCCACTGGTATCCCCACTTTCTTCATTTCGTTTATTGCACTGCCCTTGGCTACCAATGCTAGTGAAGCAGTGTCAGCAATAATCTTTGCTAGTCGTAAAAAGCAGAGGACATCATCACTGACATTCTCGGAG TTATACGGGGCAGCGACCATGAACAATTTGCTCTGCTTAGCGGTTTTCTTGGCTCTTGTCTACATCAGAGGACTGACATGGGACTTCACATCAGAAGTGCTTATAATTGTTATCGTTTGCATTGTGATGGGATCATTTGCCAGCTTCCGCACCACCTTTCCTTTGTGGACGACGTCAGTAGCCTTCATACTTTATCCTTTCTCCTTGGCGCTGGTCTACGTTCTCGACTATGTCGTTGGTTGGTCATAG
- the LOC115754756 gene encoding uncharacterized protein LOC115754756 isoform X1, whose product MVWRKEHLDLVLVPCGLSVMLGYHFFLLYRCLRCPQTTVIGYENHCRLAWVERMLQFDLYAQTEANNRNIPLSVISSTINASTSLASISLALSSLIGAWFASSSNSILTSPFVYGDTSPTIISIKYISLLICFLLAFTLFVQCVRCLVHSNFLISMPNSDVPVKYVQREVIMGGVFWSIGLRALYFATTLLLWIFGPIPMFVSSITMVMMLHFLDTNSTPLHQFQPACLL is encoded by the exons atggtttgGAGGAAGGAACACTTGGACCTAGTCTTGGTTCCTTGTGGGTTATCTGTTATGCTTGGCTACCATTTCTTCCTTCTTTACAGGTGCCTAAGATGTCCACAGACCACTGTGATTGGCTATGAGAACCACTGTAGATTAGCTTGGGTAGAGAGAATGTTGCAG TTTGATTTGTATGCGCAGACTGAAGCAAACAACAGAAATATACCTTTGTCCGTGATTTCGAGCACCATAAATGCTTCGACTTCTCTGGCATCAATTTCCTTGGCTCTAAGCTCACTAATTGGTGCGTGGTTCGCGAGCTCTTCAAACAGCATCTTGACTAGTCCTTTCGTATATGGCGACACGAGTCCTACTATTATTTCCATCAAGTACATCAGCCTTCTGATATGCTTCCTGCTTGCCTTTACATTATTTGTCCAATGCGTACGCTGCCTGGTCCATTCCAATTTCCTGATCAGCATGCCGAATAGCGATGTTCCAGTGAAGTACGTGCAGAGGGAAGTGATAATGGGAGGTGTGTTCTGGTCCATCGGTCTTCGGGCACTCTACTTCGCAACCACTTTGCTGTTGTGGATCTTCGGTCCAATACCTATGTTTGTTTCCTCAATAACCATGGTCATGATGTTGCACTTCCTCGATACTAACTCTACCCCGCTACATCAATTTCAGCCGGCTTGTCTCCTCTAG
- the LOC115754729 gene encoding uncharacterized protein LOC115754729, producing MVYAKLPTASSIRGFSERGLKFPQTTAFGYENHCRKLWVERMLQIEAKERGTFLTVISTTISAATFLASTSLVLSSLIGAWIGSSSDSVFTADFIYGDTSPSMISIKYTSLLSCFLVAFVCFLQCVRSSVHVIFLMSMPNSDVPVAYVQKAVTRASIFWSVGSRAIYFATNLLLWIFGPIPMFICSVTTVVILHNLDTNSTPLHQFQPKKNLNLLGKMGDDVSAVTRVAEEHEYVQDAKGTGSASTS from the exons ATGGTTTACGCCAAATTGCCTACTGCATCTTCGATACGTGGTTTTTCAGAAAG AGGCCTAAAGTTCCCTCAAACTACAGCATTCGGATACGAAAACCATTGCAGGAAATTGTGGGTTGAACGAATGCTGCAG ATTGAGGCAAAGGAAAGAGGCACGTTCTTGACAGTGATCTCCACCACAATATCAGCAGCAACTTTCCTGGCATCGACCTCCTTGGTCCTGAGCTCTCTTATTGGAGCATGGATCGGAAGCTCCTCAGATAGTGTTTTCACAGCTGATTTCATCTATGGGGACACGAGTCCTTCCATGATTTCCATCAAGTACACAAGCCTCCTCAGTTGCTTTCTAGTGGCTTTCGTGTGCTTTCTACAATGTGTGAGGAGTTCAGTCCACGTCATTTTCCTCATGAGCATGCCAAACAGTGATGTTCCAGTGGCCTATGTTCAGAAGGCAGTCACAAGAGCAAGTATTTTCTGGTCAGTTGGTTCACGGGCGATCTACTTCGCAACCAATCTGCTGCTATGGATTTTCGGTCCGATACCGATGTTCATATGCTCGGTTACTACAGTGGTGATTTTGCACAATCTTGATACGAATTCGACCCCTTTGCATCAATTTCAGCCTAAAAAGAATCTTAACCTCCTCGGCAAGATGGGCGATGATGTATCTGCTGTCACGAGAGTAGCTGAAGAACATGAGTATGTACAAGATGCAAAAGGCACTGGTTCTGCCTCGACCAGTTAA
- the LOC115754756 gene encoding uncharacterized protein LOC115754756 isoform X2 produces the protein MVWRKEHLDLVLVPCGLSVMLGYHFFLLYRCLRCPQTTVIGYENHCRLAWVERMLQTEANNRNIPLSVISSTINASTSLASISLALSSLIGAWFASSSNSILTSPFVYGDTSPTIISIKYISLLICFLLAFTLFVQCVRCLVHSNFLISMPNSDVPVKYVQREVIMGGVFWSIGLRALYFATTLLLWIFGPIPMFVSSITMVMMLHFLDTNSTPLHQFQPACLL, from the exons atggtttgGAGGAAGGAACACTTGGACCTAGTCTTGGTTCCTTGTGGGTTATCTGTTATGCTTGGCTACCATTTCTTCCTTCTTTACAGGTGCCTAAGATGTCCACAGACCACTGTGATTGGCTATGAGAACCACTGTAGATTAGCTTGGGTAGAGAGAATGTTGCAG ACTGAAGCAAACAACAGAAATATACCTTTGTCCGTGATTTCGAGCACCATAAATGCTTCGACTTCTCTGGCATCAATTTCCTTGGCTCTAAGCTCACTAATTGGTGCGTGGTTCGCGAGCTCTTCAAACAGCATCTTGACTAGTCCTTTCGTATATGGCGACACGAGTCCTACTATTATTTCCATCAAGTACATCAGCCTTCTGATATGCTTCCTGCTTGCCTTTACATTATTTGTCCAATGCGTACGCTGCCTGGTCCATTCCAATTTCCTGATCAGCATGCCGAATAGCGATGTTCCAGTGAAGTACGTGCAGAGGGAAGTGATAATGGGAGGTGTGTTCTGGTCCATCGGTCTTCGGGCACTCTACTTCGCAACCACTTTGCTGTTGTGGATCTTCGGTCCAATACCTATGTTTGTTTCCTCAATAACCATGGTCATGATGTTGCACTTCCTCGATACTAACTCTACCCCGCTACATCAATTTCAGCCGGCTTGTCTCCTCTAG
- the LOC115754785 gene encoding uncharacterized protein LOC115754785 yields MLEFDDAMKVEADGTVEDKEESRKRKSRANVEADGRAAGLAGDRRLAKRIILSLTKPSYVLGLGGGNLRSEHRRRLDRLLRKLVRQHNWAEASGVLSVLLKGMCRDRCPEHNRLKYSVLMEVLEHIEANCIKSNRIKQIYDNWTRRIGSKRNCTSQDRLAVDLELILFCLTQENIEKAHQNAEWLTQEKELGRHSTSDLILGLTFYQRWYSSIPRDMQMIDLEQTNACRQTGISEERFDISVGNSEGYPAVYSSKANTSLQCNSDTSVMKDRRISVDTNCERPTKVPAKVEDSFEEEQSQHNIQSQHFYMNSLEDEAPQSTDVGNVHCASFLSDLAGLDSWLLPIRLPQNIKNSEDFIQRHLKMLNVYYNDAVKYLRLALDSSPAKSDALLPLIQLLLIGGQVNEALNVLEEVCHHADTALPLRVRAALLEHFARENVVKLSSTYEEILKKDPSCCHSVARLVSMHQSGDYHPGSMLEMISLHLDATYAEHQIWREFAMCFLKLARHEEDCMSVHLDGEEGGFRQNYSVHISRVPDHFLKVDWGKNWRFRCRWWLTRHFSYSILETEIAAGNIQLLTYKAACAAHMYGQEFEYVVKVCNSLQEETNKDLLLFLRTHLQNSVRLQSSFQPKPV; encoded by the exons ATGCTTGAATTCGACGATGCAATGAAAGTGGAAGCCGATGGCACCGTCGAGGATAAGGAGGAGAGTCGCAAGAGGAAGTCGCGGGCGAACGTGGAAGCCGATGGTCGCGCCGCTGGTTTAGCGGGCGATAGGAGGCTGGCTAAGCGGATCATACTCTCCTTGACGAAGCCGTCGTACGTCCTGGGGCTCGGTGGGGGGAACTTGCGGTCGGAGCATCGACGGAGGTTGGATCGGCTCCTGCGCAAGCTCGTGAGGCAGCACAATTGGGCCGAGGCGAGCGGGGTCCTGAGCGTGCTTTTGAAGGGGATGTGCAGGGATAGGTGTCCCGAGCATAATCGGCTAAAGTATTCG GTGCTAATGGAGGTCCTAGAGCATATAGAAGCCAATTGCATCAAGTCCAATAGGATCAAGCAAATTTACGATAATTGGACGAGAAGGATAGGATCAAAAAGGAATTGCACATCACAG GATAGACTTGCAGTTGATTTGGAGCTCATCCTCTTTTGTCTTACTCAAGAGAATATCGAGAAAGCACATCAGAATGCTGAATG GCTCACACAAGAAAAAGAACTTGGGAGACATTCGACCTCAGATCTGATATTGggtttgacattttatcaaagGTGGTATTCGAGTATCCCAAGAGACATGCAAATGATAGATTTGGAGCAAACTAATGCTTGTCGACAAACTGGGATATCGGAGGAAAGATTTGACATTTCAGTTGGGAACTCAGAGGGATATCCTGCCGTTTATAGTAGCAAGGCCAATACATCCTTACAATGCAATTCCGACACTTCTGTCATGAAGGATAGAAGGATATCGGTGGATACTAATTGCGAAAGGCCTACAAAAGTCCCGGCCAAGGTCGAGGATAGTTTTGAGGAGGAGCAATCACAACATAATATCCAATCACAACATTTTTACATGAATTCTCTTGAAGACGAAGCCCCACAGTCTACTGATGTTGGAAATGTACATTGTGCTTCTTTTTTATCTGATCTAG CTGGCCTGGATTCATGGCTGTTGCCCATAAGACTGCCACAAAACATCAAGAATTCTGAGGACTTCATCCAGCGGCACCTGAAGATGCTTAATGTCTATTACAATGATGCAGTAAAGTATTTGCGACTAGCTCTTGATTCATCACCCGCAAAATCGGATGCCCTGCTTCCTCTGATTCAG TTGCTGCTGATTGGCGGACAAGTAAATGAGGCATTGAATGTGCTCGAAGAGGTCTGTCATCACGCAGATACTGCCCTTCCTTTAAG agtgCGTGCTGCTCTGTTGGAACATTTCGCTCGTGAAAATGTTGTCAAGCTCTCATCAACTTATGAAGAAATCTTAAAGAAGGATCCATCGTGCTGCCATTCAGTGGCAAGGCTTGTCAGTATGCATCAAAGTG GAGATTATCATCCTGGATCCATGCTGGAGATGATCTCTCTGCATCTGGATGCTACGTATGCTGAACACCAGATATGGAGGGAATTTGCGATGTGTTTCCTCAAGCTTGCTAGGCATGAAGAAGATTGCATGTCAGTGCATCTGGATGGTGAAGAAGGTGGATTTAGGCAAAACTATTCTGTTCATATTAGTAGGGTCCCTGACCATTTCCTGAAGGTTGACTGGGGAAAGAATTGGAGGTTTCGGTGCAGGTGGTGGTTGACGCGTCATTTCAGCTATAGCATCCTTGAAACAGAGATTGCAGCTG GTAATATTCAGCTCCTAACTTACAAGGCCGCATGTGCTGCCCATATGTATGGGCAAGAGTTTGAATACGTTGTAAAGGTTTGCAACAGTTTACAAGAGGAAACTAATAAGGACTTGCTTTTGTTCCTGCGAACGCACTTGCAAAATTCCGTCAGGCTCCAGTCAAGCTTTCAGCCGAAACCGGTGTGA
- the LOC115754719 gene encoding uncharacterized protein LOC115754719 produces MGQDERNPECDNGSYGGIRTGSSKKLKQKKVPQRGLGVAQLERIRIEEQQKDYASVAAVSTLTPPQDSDPDMSVPAKGTVPLANALKYGGLENASRYGTAYSNRNSREVWNSCEHIPEDGRGIDPQFTLLSKLPLPSESDYLWPLSGLPQYDLPPSSMVKASSTSSSFLPNSQTEPPSNQINHGNYAPIQQEEEKISGLKRSRPFSSEKLPVFPVHLKLLTSANTHQRSDDSASSDYGAELIYELGTGSFRYSSFQASVSDAKSIPSKKQYGVFSNEFLTLGLPTLASAWPSTKSKRPFACGAFADSEPPDNEIPRCQGREQDSKFQKRLRWANQQGNYDYYSFLPPAKVHSDGGAARVTTFHNGVADGTIDLDLKL; encoded by the exons ATGGGACAAGACGAGAGGAATCCAGAGTGCGACAACGGTAGTTATGGTGGTATCAGAACAGGATCTTCCAAAAAGCTGAAGCAGAAGAAAGTGCCTCAGAGAGGACTTGGAGTGGCACAGTTGGAGAGGATCAGAATTGAAGAACAACAGAAGGACTATGCATCTGTTGCCGCAGTTTCAACATTAACACCTCCACAAGATTCGGATCCTGACATGTCAGTCCCCGCAAAAGGCACTGTTCCATTGGCAAACGCCTTAAAATATGGTGGGCTTGAGAATGCTAGTCGGTACGGTACGGCATATTCAAACCGGAACAGCCGAGAAGTGTGGAATTCTTGTGAGCACATTCCCGAGGATGGTCGTGGGATAGACCCTCAATTCACTTTGCTCTCGAAATTACCCCTGCCTAGTGAATCTGACTATCTTTGGCCTTTGTCGGGTTTACCCCAGTATGATCTGCCACCTTCTTCCATG GTGAAGGCGTCTTCAACTTCATCATCGTTCCTACCAAATTCTCAGACAGAGCCCCCTTCAAACCAAATCAATCATGGCAATTATGCTCCTATCCAGCAGGAGGAAGAGAAG ATAAGTGGCTTGAAGCGGTCTCGTCCGTTCTCTTCAGAAAAGCTTCCTGTATTTCCTGTCCACCTAAAGCTTCTTACATCTGCCAATACTCACCAGAGGTCAGATGACTCGGCTTCATCTGACTACGGAGCAGAATTGATTTACGAGCTGGGGACCGGGAGTTTTAG GTATTCTTCATTTCAAGCTTCAGTTTCTGATGCGAAATCAATTCCAAGTAAGAAACAATATGGAGTTTTCAGCAATGAGTTCCTCACATTAGGCCTTCCTACCTTGGCATCGGCATGGCCAAGTACCAAGAGCAAGCGGCCATTTGCTTGTGGAGCCTTTGCCGACAGTGAACCTCCCGACAATGAGATACCACGCTGTCAG GGTCGTGAGCaagattcaaaatttcaaaagagacTGAGGTGGGCGAATCAGCAAGGGAATTACGACTATTACAGCTTCCTCCCTCCGGCCAAGGTGCATTCTGATGGAGGAGCTGCAAGGGTGACTACTTTTCACAACGGAGTTGCAGATGGAACCATTGATCTTGACTTGAAGCTGTAG